The Streptomyces rubrogriseus genomic sequence TACGCGATGGGCGTCGGCTGCGGCGGCCAGGTGAACACCAAGGCGTTCGACGTCTCGCTGGACCTCGGCACCCCGACGGCCGCGCCGATCGGCGGCCAGCGGGACTTCCCGTACAGCGTCAGCGAATCCGACCCGGAGGTCTTCTACGTCAGCGCGCACACCAGCGAGCACGACGTCAGCTGGTATCTGGAACTGGAGTGGTCGAGCGGCGGCCGGCAGGGCACGACGCGCGTCGACGACCACGGCAAGCCGTTCCGCACCAGCGCTTCCCGGGACGACTCCTACTACGCGTACCCCCTCGGCAGCGACCACTGGGAGCCGGTCGAGGGCGGCTGACCCGGCGGTCGCGGCGGGGCAGCGGCAAGTCCGGCCGGGGGATAGGTTGTTGACCATCTAACCGGTTCGCTTCCTCAGGCGACATCCGAAAGGTGGGACGCCCATGCCCGGTGACGCCCTCAGCCAGGACCCCGCGGAGCTGCGGAGGAGGATCGACAGCAGCAAGGCGCACCCGGCCCGGGTCTACGACGTCTTCCTCGGCGGCAAGGACCACTACCCCGCCGACCTCGCCGCCGCGGCCGCCGGGCTCGCCGCCAACCCGCGCGGCTACCTCGACGTACGGCACAACCGCGACTTCCTGCGGCGCGCGGTGACCGCGCTCGCCCGTGAGGACGGCATCCGGCAGTTCCTCGACATCGGCACCGGGCTGCCCACCGCCGAGAACGTGCACCAGATCGCCCAGCGCATCGCCCCCGAGTCGAGGGTCGTCTACGTCGACAACGACCCGGTCGTGCTGGCCCACGCCCGCGCCCTGCTCACCAGCGGTCCCGAGGGGCGTACGGACTACATCGACGCGGACCTGAAGAGCCCGGCGCGGATCCTCGAACAGGCCGCGGCGACCCTCGACTTCGACCAGCCGGTGGCCCTGTGCCTCGTCGCCATCCTGCACTTCGTCGAGGACGAGGAGGCGTACCCGATCGTCCGCGAGCTGATGGACGCGCTGCCCGCCGGCAGCCGGCTCGTCCTCAGCCACCTCACCGAGGACCTCAACCCGGAGAACATCCGCGCGGTCCAGCGGACGTACACGGAGCGGGGCTTCACCTTCGTGCTGCGCTCCCGCAAGGACGTCGAGCGCTTCTTCACCGAGGCCGGTGTCGAGCAGGCCGAGCCCGGGGTCGTCCCGGTACACCACTGGCGGCCCGACCACGCGGCACCGGTGCCGGAGCAGCCGGAGGAGTCGTACCTGGCCGGCTTGGACGACATCGAGAAGGTCCGCTACCGGGACATCAACGACGTGACGGACGCGGACATCAACGTGTACGGCGGGCTGGGCACCAAGGGCTGACGGTTCGGCGGTCACGCGGTCACGCGGTCAGGCGGTCACGCGGTCGCGCGGTCAGGCGGTCACGCGGTCGCGCTCGCGAGTCGTACGGGTGTCCGGATCGCGGAAAGTCTCCTGTAGGCGGCACCTATTTCTTTACGCTGCGCCCATGACCGTGACTGAGAACGCGCCCGCCGCCACCGCTTCCCTGCCGCCGCTCGCCGCGCGGGCCCGGTCGATCGGCGGTTCGCCCGTACGGGACATCCTCGCCGTCACCGCCCGCCCCGAGGTGATCAACTTCGCGGGCGGGCTGCCGGCCCCCGAACTCTTCGACGCGGAGGGCATCGCCGCCGCGTACCGGGACGTCCTCGCCGAGACGCCCGCGCGGGCCCTGCAGTACTCCACGACCGAGGGCGAACCCGCCCTGCGGGCCGCCCTCGCCGCCCGCACCTCGGCCCGCGGGCTGGTCACCGACGCCGACGACATCCTCGTCACCACCGGCTCGCAGCAGGCCCTCTCGCTCCTCGCCACCGCCCTGCTCGAACCCGGCGACACCGTCCTCGTCGAGCGCCCCTGCTACCTGGCCGCGCTCCAGGCCTTCGGCTTCGCGGGCGCCCGGGTGGTGGCCGTGCCCGGGGACGAGCACGGGATGGACCCCGGGGCACTGGAGGAGCTGGTGGTGCGCGAGCGACCCAAGCTGCTCTACACGGTCCCCACCTTCTCCAACCCCACCGGCCGCACCGTGCCCGCCGCCCGCCGCGCCGCCCTCGCCGAGGTCGCCGGGCGGTGTGGCCTGTGGATCGTCGAGGACGACCCGTACGGCGAGCTGCGCTTCGAGGGCGAGCGGGTGCCGTGGATCGCCTCCTACGAGGGCGCCCGGGACCGGACCGTGCTGCTGGGCTCCTTCTCCAAGGTCATGGCGCCCGGCCTGCGCCTGGGCTGGCTGCGGGCGCCCGCCGAGCTGCGCCGGGCCTGCGCGGTCGCCAAGCAGGCCGCCGACCTGCACACCCCGACCGTCAACCAGCTCGCCGCCGCCCGCTACCTGGCCGACCGGGACCTGGACGCCCACGTCGCCCGCGTCGCCGCCGTCTACGGGGAGCGCCGGGACGCCATGCTCGCGGGCCTCGCGGACGCCCTCCCGGCCGGGTCGGTGTGGACCCGCCCC encodes the following:
- a CDS encoding SAM-dependent methyltransferase; the protein is MPGDALSQDPAELRRRIDSSKAHPARVYDVFLGGKDHYPADLAAAAAGLAANPRGYLDVRHNRDFLRRAVTALAREDGIRQFLDIGTGLPTAENVHQIAQRIAPESRVVYVDNDPVVLAHARALLTSGPEGRTDYIDADLKSPARILEQAAATLDFDQPVALCLVAILHFVEDEEAYPIVRELMDALPAGSRLVLSHLTEDLNPENIRAVQRTYTERGFTFVLRSRKDVERFFTEAGVEQAEPGVVPVHHWRPDHAAPVPEQPEESYLAGLDDIEKVRYRDINDVTDADINVYGGLGTKG
- a CDS encoding aminotransferase-like domain-containing protein, producing MTVTENAPAATASLPPLAARARSIGGSPVRDILAVTARPEVINFAGGLPAPELFDAEGIAAAYRDVLAETPARALQYSTTEGEPALRAALAARTSARGLVTDADDILVTTGSQQALSLLATALLEPGDTVLVERPCYLAALQAFGFAGARVVAVPGDEHGMDPGALEELVVRERPKLLYTVPTFSNPTGRTVPAARRAALAEVAGRCGLWIVEDDPYGELRFEGERVPWIASYEGARDRTVLLGSFSKVMAPGLRLGWLRAPAELRRACAVAKQAADLHTPTVNQLAAARYLADRDLDAHVARVAAVYGERRDAMLAGLADALPAGSVWTRPEGGMFLWARLPQGYDTTALLPEVVRHDVAYVPGAPFHAGEPDRATLRLCFVTQTPDEIAEGLRRLGEGLRAA